The Macaca mulatta isolate MMU2019108-1 chromosome X, T2T-MMU8v2.0, whole genome shotgun sequence DNA window CGAACCGCGGCGACACCCGGGCCGCCCTCGGAGGGCACGGATGTCGCGCCGCGCTCCCGGGGTGCTTCAGTTGCGCCCACGGCCGACGCCCGGCAGCGGCGGGCAGGTGCCACGACCTCTGGACGTTTCTCGCCCCTTCTCGGGAATGGAACGCTTAGAGAAGCGCAGGTCCGCACCCAAAACACAAGGCGGCACTGTTGCGTGTGCACCGACGACTCTGCGGCCAGCGCCCCGGCTCTCTTCCCGGGAACGCTTAGGAGCCAGAGAGCGCCGCGCCGCGCCACGCCACGCCCGGCAGGGCCGCAGCAGCGCGCACGCGACAGGGTGTCGTCCATTGGGCAGCAGGAGCGTCCGCCAAGGGCGAGGGGCGGGAATTCCGTGCAATCTGAGCACGGTCATTGGCGAGGACAGGCGAAGAGGAGGCTGGATAGGCGGGTCGGGGCGGAGCTTCCTGTGGGCGCCTGGAGCCTCCGGGGAGCGACCGAGGCGGAGGTGGGGAGCGAGGCAGCTGTGGGCTCCGGCGGGCAGAGACTAGGTCTGTCCCTCcacgccccgccccgccccgccccgccccaccccgccgccgccgccgccgccgccgccgcctcggcATCGCCTTCCGAGCCTCCCAGTCCTGGGCCGGCCCTGCGGGGCATGCGCCGAGTCCCCTTCCCGTGCAGACCGGCGGTCACTGTCCTCCCCCGGGGACGAGGCGGACAGGCGTCCCCCGAGATCAGGGCCCGGGAAGCCCCGTGAGCCGCTCTCGCCTGGGCGCCGTCGAGGGGCCGCCCCGCCCTTCCCACTCCACTGTGCTCCGAAAGTGCTTCGGGGCGCGTCTGGGGAGTCGTGGGGAAGCAGGGCCGTCCCCACCCGTCCACCCGGCAGCGTCCAGGGATAGGTGGGCAgagcgggcgggcgggcgggcgggcgtcCTGGGGGAAGCGGCGTCTGGAGGTGTCTGTGCAGCGTTCCGCGGTGGCGCGCGGTGGGGGTAACAAAGTCTTGCCCGTCCCTTGACAGCGGTGGCCGCCGGGGAGGGAATCCTGCTCTGCTGCGGGCGGTCGTGGGCTGGGGCGCTTCCTGGCCTGTCTCCTGGGGGAGGTAGGAAAGGTGAGTCCCGCAGAGAAGACGGTGGTGGCCAACAGGAGCCATCCCTCGACGTGGGTGCCAACAGGAGCCATCCCTTCAACCGGTCTTCCCGCGGGAGGGTGCCTGGCTGGGAACACCCGCAGGGCTGGTTCCAGCACCCATGGGACCGCTGGGTCCAGCCCAGTGTGTGTCCGGGGAAGACCCGCCTTACCCGCCAACCTTCCCGCACCGGGAGGGTTCCCAGCTGCTGGTGATGCTGCTCAGGCGGCTCCCCACAACGCCACCACCCACCCCCGGAGCCGGCCGCTGGGTTTGACCCGTCCGCCCGGGTTCCTCTTT harbors:
- the LOC114675007 gene encoding uncharacterized protein LOC114675007 isoform X2, whose product is MGAGGQRLEPAQARKCPRPRPPARTAATPGPPSEGTDVAPRSRGASVAPTADARQRRAGATTSGRFSPLLGNGTLREAQVRTQNTRRHCCVCTDDSAASAPALFPGTLRSQRAPRRATPRPAGPQQRARDRVSSIGQQERPPRARGGNSVQSEHGHWRGQAKRRLDRRVGAELPVGAWSLRGATEAEVGSEAAVGSGGQRLGPPWNVLERAPRSGWRLFLSAASQKRPWRL